CGCTGCGCCCTTGCCAGAAGGCTGGGGTCGGTATGTGGCCGGAGTGGCTTGGGCCTTGGCCCAGCGCGGGTTGGCGGTTGGTGGCTTTCGGGGTCAGGTCGAATCCTGTGTGCCGTTTGGGGCCGGTCTGAGTTCATCTGCCGCTTTGGAGTGCGCCTTTGCGCTGGGTTTGAACCAGTTGTCCGGCGAACCTTGGCCTGATTCCGCAGCTAGCCGGGAGCTGATGGCCCAGGCCTGCGTTGACGCCGAAAACATCATTGTGGGCGCGGCCACCGGCGGCATGGACCAGGCCGCGGCCCTGCTGGCTCGGCCCGGCCATGCCTTACTACTTGACTTTGGCGCCGGCGGCCAATCAACCCAGGTGCCCTTTGACTTAGCCGCGGCGGGTCTTGTGCTGCTGGTCATTGACACCCGAGCCTCCCATCAACTGCATGACGGCCAATTCGCCTCCCGCCGCCATCAGGGCAGTGCGGCAGCCCGGGCACTGGGGGTCAAGGCCTTAGGGGAGCTCGGCATCGGGCAAATGGAAGCAGCCCTGGCGCGCCTGGACGATCCGCTGCTAGTGCGCCGTACCCGCCACATCGTCAGCGAAAACGAACGGGTCTGCCAGACCGTGGCGGCACTGGAGCGGGCCGATCTGGCGCAGGTCGGGGCGCTGCTGAGCGCCTCTCACGCCTCAATGCGGGACGATTTCGAAATCTCCTGCCCTGAATTGGACCTGGCGGTCGAGGCGGCCCAGGCCACCGGCGCACTGGGGGCGCGGATGACAGGGGGCGGTTTTGGCGGCTCGGCCATCGCTCTGCTGCCGGCCAGTCTGGTCGACCAGGCGACCGCCGCGGTTGACCGGGCCTTTGCTGACGCCGGTTTCGTCGCGCCGGTGTTCCTCCTGGCTACCGCCGGCGGCCCGGCCCAGCGCGTCGCCGGGAAAAGGGCCTAGCAGCGCCGTTCTCGCACAGGTGGCAATGTTTGTGGGTCGTGCTCGCGCTGGTTAACACTTTGCGTCAACCGCGTGCGACCCGGGCCAGGCGGCTAGCAGCACCTCCCCCGGCCAAGCGGCAACGCTTATTGGCCGCGTCTGAGGTTACGTTT
Above is a window of Micrococcales bacterium DNA encoding:
- a CDS encoding galactokinase, with product MSELLRPWPADEGAARAATAFARHFGHSPAAIYSAPGRVNLIGEHTDYNGGLCLPIALEHRTFVALSPLKSDAVELASGAAPPWQGDLSQVVPVAKSPLPGTAGSQPGGKTEAFTLQAVSHAAAAERLPEKTRPASTAVQPSGMGAAAPLPEGWGRYVAGVAWALAQRGLAVGGFRGQVESCVPFGAGLSSSAALECAFALGLNQLSGEPWPDSAASRELMAQACVDAENIIVGAATGGMDQAAALLARPGHALLLDFGAGGQSTQVPFDLAAAGLVLLVIDTRASHQLHDGQFASRRHQGSAAARALGVKALGELGIGQMEAALARLDDPLLVRRTRHIVSENERVCQTVAALERADLAQVGALLSASHASMRDDFEISCPELDLAVEAAQATGALGARMTGGGFGGSAIALLPASLVDQATAAVDRAFADAGFVAPVFLLATAGGPAQRVAGKRA